From Bacteroidota bacterium, the proteins below share one genomic window:
- a CDS encoding AsmA family protein — protein MKKILKWFFIVIGVLLVLLIATPFLFKDKLVGLIKEETNKNLNATVDFSDASLSLIRSFPNLSLELENLSVINMAPFAGDTLVYAKSLGITVDIMSVIRGSEINIRSVTVADAVMNFLVTKEGKANWDIAKPSETPTAAGEPSKFKASLKSYTVSNADVTYDDRSLDFYLRLKDVNHAGKGDFTQDLFVLSTTTISPNVAMKYGGVPYIAAAKAEILADLDMDMKQFKFTFKQNQLKLNELELGVDGWVAMPDTNIDMDLKFNAPKADFRNFLSMIPAVYSKDFSSIQANGKMALSGFIKGRYNAASMPGFGLKLDIDNGRFKYPSLPAEVRSVFVNLAVENPDGVPDHTYINLSRLDANLGGDEFRSRLVLKTPVSDPDLDAMMKGRINLDNVKKFVPLEKGTDLSGRMEADLELKGRMSSIDRKQYDQFKAAGRLLLSQFKYVDPAVGKPVSIAELKLGFSPQIVRLENLQMQAGKTDIQAEGSLEQFLAYFLKDEGVLTGKLNMTSRVVDLNEWMPASDSTNAATADTAALSVIPVPANIDFTLNASIGKLVYTNFNIYNLKGSLIVRDESVRMSGVNMQLMDGTMAMNGSYSTKNPKAPDIDFSMDIKNFDMQKTVATFNTVEKLAPMAKYCSGKFGTTMTVKGQLDQHMSPVVNSLTGAGKLSTSQVVISNFPAFNKLADALKMPSWKKLDVPALNPSFRFVNGRVYVDPFDVTMNGNKATIAGSNGFDQTIDYTMAVQIPRSSFGGNANAALEGLVSKANASGANFSLGETVPLNVTIGGTVLEPKVGTDLNKKGAAVMDDLKAKAKAEFDKKKAEAEAKARAEADKLKAEAEAKLNAEKEKAKAEADRLKKEAEAKAKAAADSAKKAAEKKGKEMIDEFNPFKKKK, from the coding sequence ATGAAAAAAATACTGAAGTGGTTCTTCATCGTAATCGGAGTCTTGTTGGTGCTATTGATCGCCACTCCGTTTCTTTTCAAGGACAAATTGGTTGGCCTGATCAAAGAGGAAACGAATAAGAACCTGAACGCGACGGTTGACTTCTCGGATGCCAGTCTTTCTTTGATCCGGAGTTTCCCCAACCTCTCCCTGGAGTTGGAGAATCTATCGGTCATCAACATGGCCCCCTTCGCCGGTGATACCTTGGTCTATGCGAAGTCACTCGGCATTACGGTCGATATCATGTCGGTCATCCGAGGTAGTGAGATCAACATCCGCTCCGTCACGGTCGCGGATGCGGTCATGAATTTCCTGGTCACCAAAGAAGGGAAAGCGAACTGGGATATTGCCAAACCTTCTGAAACGCCCACCGCTGCTGGTGAACCATCGAAATTCAAGGCGAGTCTGAAGTCGTATACGGTTTCCAACGCGGATGTAACCTACGATGACCGGTCGCTCGATTTTTACCTGCGCCTTAAAGATGTGAATCATGCAGGCAAAGGAGATTTTACCCAAGACCTGTTCGTCCTGTCGACCACTACCATCAGTCCGAACGTTGCGATGAAGTATGGTGGTGTACCGTATATCGCTGCGGCAAAAGCCGAAATTCTGGCCGACCTCGACATGGACATGAAGCAATTCAAGTTCACGTTCAAGCAAAATCAACTCAAGCTCAATGAACTTGAACTGGGTGTCGATGGTTGGGTGGCCATGCCGGACACCAACATCGACATGGACTTGAAATTCAACGCCCCGAAAGCCGATTTCCGGAACTTCCTGTCCATGATTCCAGCCGTTTATTCCAAGGACTTTTCTTCCATTCAGGCGAATGGCAAAATGGCCCTGTCCGGTTTCATCAAAGGCCGATACAATGCCGCCAGTATGCCGGGATTCGGACTGAAGTTGGATATTGATAACGGGCGATTCAAATATCCCAGCCTGCCGGCCGAAGTACGCAGCGTGTTCGTCAACCTGGCGGTTGAAAACCCCGACGGTGTTCCCGATCATACGTACATCAACCTTTCCCGACTGGATGCCAACCTCGGTGGTGACGAGTTTCGTTCCCGTTTGGTGCTGAAGACACCGGTCAGCGATCCCGATCTGGATGCGATGATGAAAGGCCGGATCAATCTGGACAATGTCAAGAAATTCGTTCCGCTCGAAAAGGGAACCGATCTAAGTGGTCGTATGGAAGCCGATCTGGAACTGAAGGGACGCATGTCGTCGATCGACCGCAAGCAGTACGATCAGTTTAAAGCAGCCGGGCGTTTGCTCCTGAGCCAGTTCAAATACGTCGATCCTGCCGTAGGGAAACCTGTTTCGATCGCTGAACTGAAGCTGGGCTTTTCTCCCCAGATTGTTCGACTGGAGAATCTTCAGATGCAGGCAGGGAAGACCGATATCCAGGCGGAAGGAAGCCTGGAACAGTTTCTCGCGTACTTCCTGAAAGACGAAGGGGTTCTGACGGGCAAGCTGAACATGACTTCCCGGGTGGTGGACCTGAACGAGTGGATGCCTGCATCGGACTCCACCAATGCTGCCACAGCCGACACGGCTGCGCTGAGTGTTATTCCGGTTCCTGCCAACATCGATTTCACCTTGAACGCGTCGATCGGCAAACTGGTCTATACCAATTTCAATATCTATAACCTGAAAGGTTCACTGATCGTTCGCGATGAATCCGTCCGGATGAGTGGAGTCAACATGCAATTGATGGATGGGACGATGGCGATGAACGGAAGTTACTCGACGAAGAATCCCAAAGCTCCGGACATCGACTTCAGCATGGACATCAAGAACTTCGATATGCAGAAAACGGTGGCGACCTTTAATACGGTGGAAAAGCTCGCACCCATGGCGAAGTATTGCTCGGGCAAGTTCGGTACGACCATGACGGTGAAGGGACAGTTGGATCAACACATGAGCCCGGTAGTGAATTCCCTCACCGGTGCAGGAAAGCTGAGTACCAGTCAGGTTGTGATTTCGAATTTCCCTGCATTCAACAAACTGGCGGATGCGCTGAAGATGCCCTCCTGGAAAAAGCTGGATGTACCCGCGTTGAATCCTTCCTTCCGTTTTGTCAATGGCCGCGTCTATGTGGATCCGTTCGATGTGACCATGAACGGGAACAAGGCGACCATTGCAGGATCGAACGGATTCGACCAGACCATCGACTATACCATGGCTGTTCAGATTCCGCGGAGTTCGTTTGGCGGCAACGCCAACGCAGCACTCGAAGGTCTCGTTTCCAAGGCCAATGCTTCCGGAGCCAATTTCAGTTTGGGAGAGACGGTCCCGTTGAATGTGACCATTGGCGGTACGGTGCTGGAGCCCAAGGTCGGAACGGACCTCAATAAAAAAGGCGCAGCGGTTATGGATGACCTGAAGGCCAAGGCCAAAGCGGAGTTTGATAAGAAGAAGGCTGAAGCCGAAGCGAAAGCCCGGGCCGAGGCCGACAAGCTCAAGGCGGAAGCGGAAGCAAAGCTGAACGCCGAGAAGGAAAAGGCCAAGGCGGAAGCGGATCGTTTGAAGAAAGAAGCGGAAGCGAAAGCGAAAGCAGCTGCCGACAGCGCGAAGAAAGCCGCGGAGAAGAAAGGGAAGGAGATGATCGACGAATTCAATCCGTTCAAGAAGAAGAAGTGA
- a CDS encoding OmpA family protein, with protein sequence MIKAVCPIGRFLIAGTLLLNSCLAVAQSCPKSENKKALRFQEEAESAYKSRKYEDALDASGKAIDADPEYADAYLLQGYAALKKRSFGLAEESLQKAIELCESVDPEAYYQLGWLYYDLKKWKESERYLSKFTGHDRINEEHGAKAELMLARAKLYAHPVPFDPQPVKDLSTPDPEYLPYISPDQDLAFFTRRFELKDKNMLVPQSVEKFMLSKRTGLGVFERGAPMPLPFNQASSNNEGGATITIDNKHLFFTVNTKGNFDICTSDRENGQWGEIRNLGPNVNDPKQWDSQPTIAPDGKTLYFASARDAATGIDLYVTTRSDDGTWNKARKLPPPVNTNGNDKSPFFHSDARTLYFSSDSLPGLGGYDIYFSRQDEKGNWSKPVNLGYPINTEADEVGFFVSTDGKKGFFSSNKLNNGAGGFDIYSFDLYEGARPGKVYFQKGDLNGPEDADPLPATIEIKDAVTRKLTRIDVDSVTGEYAFVVNFDHDLLVSVKKEGYAFESQYVSRKDTARPLVVTSDLQLKKLEVGAQYPINDILFGTNSSEINDTIKTVLDDFAEYLQLNPKLRVGIQGHTDNVGNPGDNMALSERRAKAVFDYLVGQGITATRMTHKGYGETKPLFPNATEAGRAKNRRTVFVVSQN encoded by the coding sequence GTGATAAAAGCCGTTTGTCCTATTGGCAGGTTCCTGATCGCGGGAACATTGCTGTTGAACTCCTGCCTGGCGGTTGCGCAATCATGCCCGAAGTCGGAGAATAAAAAAGCCCTCCGCTTCCAGGAGGAGGCGGAGTCGGCTTACAAGTCGCGCAAGTACGAAGATGCGTTGGATGCCAGTGGAAAAGCGATTGACGCGGATCCGGAATATGCAGACGCTTATTTGCTGCAAGGTTATGCCGCATTGAAGAAACGCTCATTCGGATTGGCGGAAGAGAGTTTGCAAAAGGCGATCGAACTCTGCGAGTCGGTCGATCCGGAAGCCTATTATCAGCTGGGTTGGTTGTATTATGACCTCAAGAAATGGAAGGAGTCGGAGCGCTACCTGTCAAAATTCACAGGTCATGACCGGATCAACGAAGAACATGGTGCCAAGGCCGAATTGATGCTGGCAAGGGCGAAGCTTTATGCCCATCCGGTACCCTTTGACCCGCAACCGGTGAAAGACCTGAGCACACCCGACCCCGAGTATCTGCCGTACATATCACCCGACCAGGACCTGGCGTTTTTCACCCGCCGCTTTGAACTGAAGGACAAGAACATGCTGGTGCCGCAAAGCGTCGAGAAATTCATGCTTTCGAAACGCACCGGTCTGGGCGTTTTTGAGCGAGGTGCCCCGATGCCATTACCCTTCAATCAGGCAAGCTCGAACAACGAAGGCGGGGCAACGATCACGATTGACAATAAGCACTTGTTCTTTACGGTCAATACAAAGGGTAATTTCGACATCTGTACTTCGGATCGCGAAAATGGGCAGTGGGGAGAGATCCGGAATCTCGGCCCGAATGTCAACGACCCGAAGCAATGGGATTCGCAGCCGACCATTGCGCCGGACGGGAAGACGTTGTACTTCGCTTCAGCAAGGGATGCAGCCACGGGAATTGATCTCTATGTGACAACGCGGTCGGATGATGGAACATGGAACAAGGCGCGTAAGCTCCCGCCTCCCGTCAACACGAACGGGAATGATAAATCGCCTTTCTTTCACAGCGATGCCCGGACCTTGTATTTCTCTTCCGACAGTCTGCCTGGATTGGGCGGATACGATATTTACTTTTCCCGACAGGATGAGAAGGGTAACTGGAGCAAACCGGTGAATCTGGGCTATCCGATCAATACGGAAGCCGATGAAGTGGGATTCTTTGTCAGCACCGATGGGAAAAAAGGATTTTTCAGCTCCAACAAATTGAATAACGGAGCCGGCGGTTTCGATATCTATTCCTTCGATTTGTATGAAGGCGCCCGACCGGGGAAGGTGTATTTTCAAAAGGGCGATCTGAACGGACCGGAGGATGCTGATCCATTACCTGCTACGATCGAGATCAAGGATGCGGTGACAAGAAAACTCACCAGGATCGATGTCGATTCCGTGACCGGTGAATATGCCTTCGTCGTAAACTTCGATCACGACCTCCTGGTATCCGTTAAGAAAGAAGGCTATGCGTTCGAATCCCAGTATGTATCACGGAAAGACACGGCCCGACCATTGGTAGTTACCAGCGATCTTCAACTGAAGAAGCTGGAAGTAGGGGCACAGTACCCGATCAACGATATCCTGTTCGGAACGAATTCTTCCGAGATCAACGACACCATCAAGACCGTCCTGGATGATTTTGCGGAGTATCTGCAGTTGAACCCGAAGTTGCGGGTCGGCATTCAGGGGCATACGGATAATGTCGGGAACCCAGGTGATAACATGGCGCTTTCAGAGCGTCGCGCCAAGGCCGTCTTCGACTATCTCGTCGGTCAGGGCATTACCGCTACCCGGATGACGCATAAGGGATATGGCGAAACGAAGCCGCTTTTCCCGAATGCTACCGAAGCCGGACGTGCGAAGAACCGAAGGACGGTTTTCGTGGTTTCCCAGAATTAA
- a CDS encoding DUF4139 domain-containing protein, which yields MKYFLAPVFALLIAIPVSAQQVRSITESDVKSVKVFLNGAQVNREAKTTIDAGTTLLQIENLSQYIDKSSISVSGTGEAVIAGVGFRMEYLTEDRKSPEVRQLEDSAKTLQLELDKVNGLEQVYNDEITLLNANKAVGGSNIGVDVDNLREVADFFRQRMIELRIKLIDSGREKKKVSERLARVTQQLNELNARKNHPFGTILVTLTARQRTSVNLSLSYYVQGVAWSPLYDIRAKDVASPVQLSYKAQVTNATGEQWENVRLTLSTGNPSLGGTKPQLNPWYLDFLQPYYGRQKQELKELSAVPAMRDDNLAMGQAVELSAPIVQMNENQLATDFDITLPYTLNGDGKPVTVDIQSHQLPATYTYYAAPRLDRDAFLLARVTGWDALNLLPGQANVYFEGSYVGETSINPNATQDTLDLSLGRDKRIVITREKLKELTTNKTIGGTQVHETTWEIKVRNSKREAINLVLEDQFPVSRDKDIKVQTGDFSGASYDEVSGKLTWRLSIGSNQTENRKFNYTVKHPKDRPVPGL from the coding sequence ATGAAGTACTTTCTAGCCCCGGTATTCGCTCTCCTGATCGCGATACCGGTATCCGCACAGCAAGTGCGATCGATCACGGAATCCGACGTGAAATCCGTAAAAGTCTTCCTCAATGGAGCGCAGGTTAATCGGGAAGCAAAAACCACCATCGATGCCGGCACCACCTTACTGCAGATCGAAAACCTGTCGCAGTACATCGATAAGAGTTCGATCAGTGTGAGCGGAACAGGAGAAGCGGTGATCGCCGGAGTGGGTTTCAGGATGGAGTACCTGACCGAAGACCGAAAATCACCGGAGGTCCGTCAACTCGAGGACTCGGCAAAAACGCTTCAGTTGGAATTGGACAAAGTGAATGGGTTGGAGCAGGTGTACAACGATGAAATAACCCTGCTGAATGCCAATAAAGCGGTGGGTGGTTCAAACATAGGTGTGGATGTCGACAACCTGCGGGAAGTAGCCGATTTTTTCCGACAACGCATGATTGAACTGCGCATCAAACTCATCGATTCGGGACGGGAAAAGAAGAAAGTCAGTGAACGCCTGGCTCGCGTCACACAACAATTGAATGAACTGAATGCAAGGAAGAATCATCCGTTCGGAACCATTCTGGTCACCCTGACTGCCCGTCAACGCACCAGTGTCAACCTTTCCCTGAGCTACTATGTGCAGGGTGTCGCCTGGTCGCCGCTGTATGATATCCGTGCCAAAGACGTGGCGAGTCCGGTGCAGTTGTCTTATAAAGCACAGGTGACAAATGCTACGGGAGAGCAATGGGAGAATGTTCGGCTGACACTTTCAACAGGCAATCCGAGTCTGGGTGGTACAAAACCACAACTGAATCCGTGGTACCTCGATTTTCTTCAGCCCTACTATGGGCGCCAGAAACAAGAGTTGAAAGAACTGTCAGCGGTACCGGCCATGCGGGATGATAATCTGGCGATGGGCCAGGCCGTCGAGCTTTCCGCGCCGATTGTTCAGATGAATGAGAACCAACTGGCCACCGACTTTGACATCACCCTTCCGTATACCTTGAACGGCGACGGCAAACCGGTCACGGTCGATATCCAGTCCCATCAACTTCCGGCCACCTACACCTATTATGCAGCACCGCGTCTGGACCGGGATGCCTTCTTGCTGGCACGTGTCACGGGTTGGGATGCATTGAACCTGCTGCCTGGACAAGCGAATGTCTATTTTGAAGGAAGCTATGTCGGAGAAACTTCGATCAATCCCAACGCCACACAGGACACCCTGGATCTTTCACTCGGCCGTGATAAACGGATTGTCATTACACGCGAGAAACTGAAAGAACTGACCACCAATAAAACCATCGGCGGTACGCAGGTCCATGAAACTACCTGGGAGATCAAAGTGCGGAACTCGAAACGCGAGGCCATCAATCTGGTACTCGAAGATCAGTTCCCCGTGAGTCGTGACAAAGACATCAAGGTACAAACCGGAGACTTCTCCGGTGCCTCGTACGATGAAGTTAGCGGCAAACTGACGTGGAGGTTGTCGATAGGTTCCAACCAAACGGAAAACCGCAAGTTCAACTACACGGTCAAACACCCGAAAGACCGACCAGTTCCGGGCCTTTAA
- a CDS encoding gliding motility-associated C-terminal domain-containing protein, with translation MNAQCASTVSSFPYFESFEVGNGGWSSSGSNDDWALGTPGKPVIRTAGDGLNSWITGGLTLSFYNFGERSWVESPCFDFSGLQFPEVSLMVFWETEYQYDGANLQYSIDGGSSWVNVGNANESGTCLSENWFNRSGINNLSGFVNPGSGWSGNVQPTSGSCRGGNGSGDWVTARHCVRELAGQPEVRFRVTFGSGTTCNDFDGFAFDAFQIRESSSAATAGVLFSCVNETTVQFSDADPSCNQSWSWDFGDGTSGSSSETVSGTSHTFLTPGTYTVTLETENACGASAVGTQEINVLRATSVTQAVSCAGGNDGSVSLEVLPSGLAHATVWQLPVPVVGDSLLGLEEGVYDAIVSVSNGCSLEVSTGIETRPDGYVRPELGPDTFVCPDRPLQLGGGVFDQYLWSTGDDGPFVLISDSGVIALQVTNARGCTGTDTLHVRLDCLGEPLLPNAFTPNQDGINDAWSPVGPLERVIGWNIYDRWGNAILLNQGPYDRWDGKLSGKPAPTGTYVCLLRYLATDGSEQQKTGRVTLLY, from the coding sequence TTGAACGCGCAATGCGCTTCCACCGTCAGTAGTTTTCCCTATTTCGAGAGTTTTGAAGTCGGTAACGGAGGGTGGAGCAGCAGTGGCTCGAATGATGACTGGGCGCTGGGTACTCCGGGCAAACCGGTTATTCGTACGGCCGGCGACGGTTTGAATTCCTGGATTACCGGCGGACTAACGCTTTCTTTTTACAACTTCGGGGAACGATCGTGGGTGGAAAGTCCCTGTTTCGATTTTTCCGGATTACAGTTCCCGGAAGTCTCCTTGATGGTTTTCTGGGAAACCGAGTATCAATACGACGGCGCCAATTTGCAATACTCGATCGATGGGGGTTCCTCTTGGGTGAATGTTGGCAACGCGAATGAATCCGGTACTTGCCTCTCGGAAAATTGGTTCAACCGTTCAGGCATCAATAATCTTTCCGGGTTTGTCAATCCGGGATCCGGTTGGTCCGGTAACGTGCAACCGACTTCAGGTTCCTGTCGCGGCGGGAATGGCAGCGGCGATTGGGTAACCGCCCGCCATTGCGTACGTGAGTTAGCCGGACAACCGGAAGTGCGCTTTCGGGTTACGTTCGGTTCGGGTACCACTTGCAATGACTTCGATGGTTTCGCATTCGATGCCTTCCAGATCCGGGAAAGTTCCAGCGCTGCTACTGCAGGTGTTCTGTTTAGCTGTGTAAATGAAACCACGGTGCAATTCTCGGATGCCGATCCTTCCTGTAATCAATCCTGGTCCTGGGATTTCGGAGACGGAACTTCGGGTTCTTCTTCGGAGACTGTCTCCGGAACTTCGCATACATTTTTAACTCCAGGCACCTATACGGTGACCCTGGAAACCGAAAATGCATGCGGTGCTTCGGCAGTCGGAACGCAGGAAATAAACGTGCTGCGCGCTACCTCGGTAACACAAGCCGTTAGCTGTGCCGGTGGTAACGATGGGAGCGTCTCCCTCGAAGTCCTGCCTTCCGGTCTTGCACATGCGACTGTCTGGCAACTTCCGGTTCCGGTTGTCGGAGATAGCCTTTTGGGACTTGAGGAAGGAGTATACGACGCAATCGTTTCGGTCAGCAACGGTTGCTCGCTGGAAGTCTCCACCGGCATTGAAACTCGTCCCGACGGGTACGTTCGTCCCGAGTTGGGCCCTGACACGTTTGTCTGCCCGGACCGGCCCCTGCAACTGGGCGGGGGAGTGTTTGATCAATATTTGTGGTCGACGGGGGATGATGGACCGTTTGTGCTCATTTCAGATTCAGGCGTAATTGCTTTGCAAGTGACCAATGCACGCGGTTGTACCGGTACCGATACGTTACATGTGCGACTGGATTGTCTGGGCGAACCCTTATTGCCGAATGCCTTTACACCCAATCAGGATGGTATTAACGATGCCTGGTCGCCCGTAGGACCATTGGAGCGTGTTATCGGCTGGAACATTTACGACCGCTGGGGAAATGCTATTCTCCTGAATCAGGGACCATATGACCGCTGGGATGGAAAGTTGTCCGGTAAGCCGGCTCCTACCGGCACATATGTCTGCCTGCTTCGGTATCTTGCCACCGATGGAAGTGAGCAACAAAAGACAGGACGGGTCACCCTGCTTTACTGA
- a CDS encoding DUF2279 domain-containing protein has protein sequence MLLLALQSASVAMAQEKSDSSGIPLLSPWENATRPHPGRTRLIAGTTLGLYPLSMTWLYAQWYKDYPQSGFHFFNDAGEWEQMDKVAHAWDAYSIAKPLARTFRWAGHGTHRSALYGAGIAFLYQTTIEVFDGFSAEWGFSVPDMLANSFGTGAFLSQELLWQEQRITLKYSFHLSEYARFRPEVLGETFPERILKDYNGMTCWAVLNPASFLKGNEKFPRWLSVAIGYGADGMTGGEENPPAVDGVPIPSFERRRQFYLSVDVELSRIRTRSRFLKAVGSVINLIHLPAPALEISPGRSVKGHWLYF, from the coding sequence TTGCTGCTGCTTGCGCTCCAATCCGCTTCGGTAGCGATGGCTCAGGAGAAGTCCGATTCATCCGGCATCCCATTGCTTTCTCCCTGGGAGAACGCGACACGACCACATCCAGGGAGAACCAGACTGATCGCCGGTACAACCCTGGGCTTGTATCCGCTGAGCATGACCTGGCTGTATGCTCAATGGTATAAAGATTATCCTCAGTCAGGTTTCCACTTTTTCAACGATGCCGGTGAATGGGAACAAATGGATAAAGTTGCGCATGCCTGGGATGCGTACTCGATCGCCAAGCCGCTCGCCAGGACCTTTCGATGGGCAGGACATGGTACTCACCGATCCGCGCTCTACGGTGCAGGTATCGCGTTCCTTTACCAAACCACCATTGAAGTGTTTGACGGATTTTCCGCCGAATGGGGATTCTCCGTACCGGATATGCTGGCGAACAGCTTTGGTACAGGTGCATTCCTTTCGCAAGAGTTATTGTGGCAGGAGCAGCGTATCACACTGAAATATTCGTTTCACCTCTCCGAATATGCGCGGTTTCGACCGGAGGTACTCGGTGAAACGTTTCCAGAAAGGATCCTGAAGGACTACAATGGAATGACGTGCTGGGCAGTCCTAAACCCGGCAAGTTTCCTGAAGGGGAACGAAAAATTTCCCCGCTGGTTGAGTGTCGCAATCGGTTATGGTGCCGACGGGATGACCGGAGGTGAAGAAAATCCTCCTGCCGTGGATGGCGTACCGATTCCATCCTTCGAACGCCGAAGGCAATTCTATCTCAGTGTTGATGTGGAGCTATCGCGCATCCGGACACGATCACGGTTCCTGAAAGCGGTGGGAAGTGTGATCAACCTGATCCACTTACCGGCCCCCGCCCTGGAAATTTCACCGGGTAGGAGTGTGAAGGGCCACTGGTTATACTTCTGA
- a CDS encoding rhodanese-like domain-containing protein, whose product MKEVTVQELKEKRDNGEDFQLIDVRESYEFEVCNLSGELIPMGTIFEQIDRIARDKDVIIHCKSGGRSGVVVQELERRYGFTNLYNLRGGILAYAREIDHSIPTY is encoded by the coding sequence ATGAAGGAAGTCACCGTCCAGGAATTAAAGGAGAAACGCGATAATGGAGAAGATTTTCAACTCATCGATGTACGGGAATCCTATGAGTTCGAAGTTTGCAATCTTTCCGGAGAGCTCATCCCGATGGGGACCATCTTCGAACAGATCGATCGCATTGCCCGCGATAAAGACGTGATTATTCATTGCAAATCCGGCGGTCGTTCCGGTGTCGTGGTCCAGGAACTGGAACGACGGTATGGCTTCACCAATTTGTACAACCTGCGCGGTGGGATACTCGCCTACGCCCGCGAGATCGACCATTCGATTCCCACGTATTGA
- a CDS encoding RDD family protein: MDSTTNTEILVYAGFWRRFAAMLIDYLILGALHMIVIVPVLGMLGIGAVASGIDAEGMSEDDQAMLFMAILSGAAILYVVLAIIGWLYYALMESSSRQATVGKIALGLRVTDLNGERITFLRATGRYFGKIISGMILYIGFIMAAFTEKRQALHDLMAECLVVSNPSQS, from the coding sequence ATGGACTCTACCACGAATACTGAAATCCTTGTATATGCAGGCTTTTGGCGAAGGTTTGCAGCGATGTTGATCGACTATTTGATACTCGGCGCATTGCACATGATCGTAATCGTTCCGGTACTTGGAATGTTAGGCATCGGTGCGGTTGCCAGCGGTATCGATGCGGAAGGCATGTCGGAAGACGATCAGGCCATGTTGTTCATGGCTATTCTCAGCGGCGCGGCAATCCTGTATGTAGTACTGGCCATTATCGGTTGGTTGTACTACGCTTTGATGGAATCCAGTTCCCGGCAAGCCACGGTCGGAAAGATCGCTTTAGGCTTAAGGGTTACTGATCTGAATGGCGAAAGGATAACTTTCCTGCGCGCCACCGGCCGGTATTTTGGAAAGATCATTTCCGGCATGATCCTGTACATTGGTTTCATCATGGCAGCCTTCACGGAAAAGAGGCAGGCCTTGCATGACCTGATGGCGGAATGCCTCGTTGTATCGAATCCCTCACAATCCTAA